ACAGATAATAATAGATAAACTTTCTATGCATCTTACTCACACACCTACTCCTCAAATTTGGCCATAAAGCTGCTTCTCTGTGAGCTTGCAAAGGGAGTGTAATGTACTGCCTGTTGCTGACAGTGATTGCGAGAACAGGTGGTTCCCTCTAGTGGTTACTTGTCCCACAGGACATTGGACATTCATCTCCTGGAAATACAGTAAGTATACTTGAGATGGATAAGGATGATTGTAGATTTTTGGGAAAGATAAAATTCCGGTCATTAACAAAAAAAGAGCCTTTGGATTACTCCAGAGCAGCAGCTTGAAAATATAAAGTGTCGATAGTTTTATGTTAGAGGTTCAAGTGCAATAACTCAATGGTTGGGGCAAGGGCTCAGTGTTAGGAAAGGCTGACATTGTCCTTGCCTTTCTCCACGTTAGAGTCTTTGTCTGCGGGGGCGGATGTCGTTCCTCTGGGAGAGGTTTGACCACTTGACTGTCCTGAGGCTTTGTTTGGGCCGTCTGCCGTGGACCCCGACTCAGGCTCTTGCTGTGAGGCTGTCGCTACAAAAGGAGAACAGAAGTAACTATACAATTGTAAGACACTTGATACCGGTAGTCAGTCAGATGGATTCAATATTCTTTAACTAATATAAATTCAGCTTTGAATATGGCTGGTGCGTGTGCGTTACCTGATTGTGTGCAGGACTTCATGTGTTCTGGCCAGTGGGCTTGCTGGCAGGGATAGTCACAGTAGCTGGTGTTCCAGCAGCAGTAGAATATGGCCTCCTTCTTGCAGTTGGCACACCACTGCTTCTTCTTGGTCTCGTCTACTGCCTGTTGTTTCTCCACCTCCATCTGCTTCTTCACCTCCGCCATCAGTCGCTCCCTCTCCTGCTCCAGACTTTGCCTCATCTCCGCCATGGTTAACTctgcacatgcacacatacagacaaTAACATAACCTTTTCTGTAGAATGTGATTACTTCACCTTCGTCAATGACATTCATTGTTATACTGACAGACAGTCCTTGACCCAGATTTGCCAAGGTCATCTGCAGTTTAAGCTAGAGTAATGCAAAGGTCCTTACCTAGATTGTGCTTCATTTCTGACAGCTCCTGTTGATGAAGCCACTGCAGTTTTTCTATTTCAATTCTCAATCGTCTAATCTGTGTGGGAGAGACAAGGACATACACTCAGACTCATACAGCTAACTATCATAGGCATGGTGGTATTCAGTCCCTCTGAGGGCAACCAGCAGATACCTACCTCTGCTAATGTGTTCCCTGAAGTGTTTTTGGAAAGGTCTGTATACAGCTCAGTCACAGTCCCTTTGATTGTATCCATGATCTGAGGGATAAAGGAGACCTGAATCAAAAACTTTTCGGAAGTAAGCTTTATGCAATCTCTTTGAATGCAGACCCATCACACTCTTGAATACCCAAGAGGCCAGTGACTATTCATACCTTAAATAAAAGAcagataacaaaaaaaaaaaatatatatatatatttaatctaTCTATGTAAAATTGTCCCCCAAAAGTGTGTATGCTTCAATAAGCCTTGCTCCAAGCCCCAAACCATAATACTGATAGTGTACAGCCTTCAGCGTGCTTACTCTGGCCATCGATCCAAGCCTCGCATACTTACTTTATTAGTGTACTTCGCAATGTCAGCTGCTACGTCTGCTGATGCGGTGGGGATCTGGAAGTCCACTGCCATGGAGGATGTGGTGGAGGGGCCACTACCAAATCCAGGGGCTGCTATCATGGCCACAGAGGGTGGGGTACTGGTCACCAGGGTAACAGACGACGTGGACGTACTGAGTGGAGGGTCTTTCTGCTGGACAGCTAGAGTAAACAAGAACCAAGACTAAAATCAGTGacatggtttagaccctttcttctttaatgttgccgcccctatcatcaccaagcaTATCTCTGAccattttaacctgtctctcctctctggggaggttcccgtTGCTTAGAAGGCAGCCAtagggagatcaagctgatcctaactgttataggcccatttctattttgccctgtttatcaaaaacttgtcaatcaactgactggctttcttgatgtctacagTATTCtcctggtatgcaatctggtttctgctcaggttatggatgtgtcactgcaaccttaaaggtcctcaatgatgtcactgTTGCCCTTGATTCCAATGTCGTGCTGCTATTTCTATTGACTTgcccaaagcttttgatacggtagaccattccattcttgtgggtctggtttgctaactacccctctcaaagagtgcagtgtataaagtcagaaaatctgctgtctcaggcatagcctgtcaccaagggagtaccccaaggatCAACCCTAGGCcctacgctcttctcaatttacatcaacaacatagctcaggcagtaggaagctctctcatccatttatatgcagatgatagtcttatactcagctggcccctccccagaaTTAGTGTTAaacactctacaacaaagcttaaTTAGTGTCCAACAACTTTCTCTGCCTTTAATAACCTTGTTCTGaatacctccaaaacaaaggtcatgtgatTTGGTAAAGAAGAATGCCCCTTTCCCCataggtgtgattactacctctaagggtttagagcttgaggtagtcacctcatacaagtacttgggagtatggctaggtggtacactgtccttctctcagcacatatcaaagctacaGGCCAAAGTTAAATCttgacttggtttcctctatcgtaatggctcctctttcaccccaacagccaaactaaccctgattcagatgaccatgctacattacggagacgtaatttatagatcggcagggaagggtgctctcgagcggctagatgttctttaccatttggccatcagatttgccaccaatgctccttataggacacatcacttcaccctatactcctctgtaaactggtcatctctgtatacccgtcgcaagacccactggttgatgcttatttataaaatcctcttaggcctcactccccccatctgagatatctactgcatacctcatcctccacatacaacacccattctgccagtcacattctgttaaaaggTCCCGAAAGCACACACATTCCTGGgttgctcgtcttttcagttttcTGCAGCTAGAGACTGGAACGAGCgtcaacaaacactcaaactggacagttatctctcaatctcttcattcgaagacccaatcatggacactcttactgatagttgtggctgctttgcgtgatgtattgttgtctctaccttcttgccctttgtgctgttgtctgtgcccaataatgtttgtaccatgttgtgctgctgccatgttctgttgctaccatgttgttgtaattttctgttgctaccatgttgtgttgtcatgtgttgctgccatgctatggtgttgtaaaaaataaaacatcacaGCAATGTTTTTTAGGCCTGCAGTTGAACCTCAAATAGTTTTTTTACTGTGTCCATTTTCTCTGTAGTGTGCTAATTTAATTTTCAACTAATACTGTGGTGTACCTTTGACAGATTGCCTGGTCTGGTACCGCATGCTTTGGGAAGGTTGCTGTGGCAATGATGAAGATGTTGCAGATGCTGGCGTTTGTGGCATTGTCTGTGGCTGGCCTGGTGATGCTGCCTGCAGCTGAGGCGTATCTGGCTGCTGATTCTGTTGCTGCCGCTGCACCTTCTGCATGTGCCACTTCTGAGAGGAAGTCTGGAACTTGTTGGTGGGGTTCCACACCACCGCCCGCTGCACCACCGGGACAGTCTCCCTGGGCAGCAGAGGGCGCTGTTTCTTCACTGCTGTGGTGGCAGAGGAGGATGTGATGGGGGCCATCGGTAGTGTGGCAttggggagtgtggtgggggcgATGGTGGTGGAAGAAGCAGTAGTGAAGGACACCATGTTTAGAGGAATGGCTAGTGGAGAATGTGATGAATCTTTCATACTGGGGGTTAAGAAATGGGCTGTGTTGTTTTGAGATGGAGTAAGTGAACTTGACAGGGCTTTACCTACAATGGAAAGAAAATATTAATAACAGCATCTGTTTTGGTTAAACTTTTTTCTCGCTTTCATATTTTATCAACTAGTGATAGAGAACAGGAGGACTCTCACCCTCTGTCTTATTGGCTGGTGGATTTTTGGTGGTGCGTGAATCTTTCCTACTCTTCTTCCTGTCTCTGCCCCCCTGGTCCTCCCCCAGGTCAATCACCAGCTCCCTCTCAGAGTCGGAGTCATCCACCACAGAGGGCTGCCTAGCCTCCTGCTTCACCTGGGGCTTCTCTCTGGATGCCGGGGACACTGGGGCTGCTTTTGCTTCCTCTGGGGGCTCTTTGTCCGAGTGTACACCCTGATTCTCTTTAGATGAGGATTCAGAGAGGGTAGATGGTGCCCCCACATCCCCCATGGTTACCATGGCAGTTGCTGGCCCTTTTGTTTTGACCTCATTTATGCTGGGGGGTAGGGGGTCTTTGGATCCCCTCTTGGAAGGGTCCTTCTCGCCCTTGTCATTGGCCTTTGTGTGTTTGCCTGCCTTAGGTTTCTGTTCCTCGTCACTGGCGTCACTGTCACTCGAATCTGATTTATCAGAGTCCTCTGAGTCGCTGTGTTCTACTCCCTTATACACATCCTCAGAGATCTCATCTATACCTGTACACAGCAGAGGGGAAATTGGGTTAAATGTATAACGTGGTTGTTTTCATACAAATGGACTAACTGAAAACAAAGTAGTTGACTGGTGCCGCTATCTTCATAAGTGGTGCTTTACTAGCGGTGTGGCGAGTTCACTCACCCAGCTGGGCCTTGCAGCTCTCAATGGTTTTGTCCAGGTTGAGCTGGAAGCGGCTCCTGATCTGTCTCTTGGGCGAGGTGAGGACTGGTGGGGCCCCCTGCTGTTGCTGCTGTACAGTCTCACTCAACTCCTTTAGGTCCATCTCGGCTTTGCTACGGTCTGACAGGCCAGCACACAATATCACAAACAATGTTATTGACTGGTTGAAATCCACTCCAATCACTAGACCAAGTAGGAATGCCTCTACATATGGATAAGGTTTATGGATATGGTTTTGCTGTCATGAAGCCTTTCCCAGGTGTGCTAAATAGGTGAGCTTTGAAGATGATTGTGGTGTGACTGAGGGCAGGTGTGTGGCAGCTCACCCAGGTTGAGGTTAAGGATGCTCCCTGTGAGAGTTGCTTTCTCCTGCTTGGGAACTAGAGCAGGACCCTGGGAGTGGAACGGTTTAGGGCTGTCATTGGCACCAGAGGCAGGACCAGGTCGAGTGGAAGCAGGTGATGCTGTGGAGAGTGCACAGATACAGTGAGGGGGAAAATGTATTAGATCCCCTGCTGATTtcgtatgtttgcccactgacaaataaatgataatggtaggtttatttgaacagtgagagacagaacaaccaaaaaatccagaaaaacgcatatcaaaaatgttataaattgatttgcattttaatgagggaaataagtatttgacccctctgcaaaacatgacttagtacttggtggaaaaacccttgttggcaatcagaggtcagacatttcttgtagttggccaccaggtttgcacacatctcaggagggattttgtcccactcctctttgcagatcttctccaagtcattaagtcGTACTTCTTTGCATATTACTTTGTTTCAGTTCCAACAGTATCCAGGAGTCAGTGGACATCCGCTTATGTGCATcgatgtctcctgacccctcctgtctcagcctccagtatttatgctgcagtagtttatgtgtcggggggctagggtcagtttgttatatctggagtacttctcctgtcctattcggtgtcctgtgtgaatttaagtgtgctctctctaattctctttctttctctctctctctcggaggacctgagccctaggatcatgcctcaggactacctgacatgatgactccttgctgtccccagtccacctggccgtgctgctgctccagtttcaactgttctgccttattattattggaccatgctggtcatttatgaacatttgaacatcttggccatgttctgttataatctccacccggcacagccagaagaggactggccaccccacatagcctggttcctctctaggtttcttcctaggttttggcctttctaaggagtttttcctagccaccgtgcttctacacctgcattgcttgctgtttggggttttaggctgggtttctgtacagcactttgagatatcagctgatgaacgaagggctatataaatacatttgatttgattttgatttgttacaGGATATTTCATATTCCTCTAGGACTCCAGACTATCAGAGGCAGTGTGCAGTACCTACCTGTGCAGTCCATTGACTCCTCCCCAGCACTGTAGTGGCTGACTGGGGCTCTAACCGGGCCCTTGTCTGGTGTATCCTGCTCTCCATCAGAGCCTGTGTGAGCAGAGGAGTTGGTGCTCATGGGCGAGCGGGGCATATCTGTCAGGGAGATCCTCCGGCCTGTACTCCCTCCAACTCCACCCATGCCCCCGTCAGACAGCATGCTCCTGGCCAAGGGCATCTTGGGAGATGCCGTCATGTCAAAGTTGAACTTGATCTTCTCTTGCTTCTCGGGTCGGACCGAGCCGGACGAGGGGTTGGCAGGATCCAGCAGCATTTGGTACTGGTTATCAGGGGTGTAGGGTGTCCGGAAGGGGGCATAGTTGAACACTCCAAACTTCTTCCTCATGTTCTCCACGTAGACCTCCATCTCCTGCATGGCACTGTTGAAGATGCTCTTAGTCTTCTTCACAGAAAAGGGAATCTCCCTGGACATGAGGTAGCAGTTGTTTAAGGGGACCCACGCCCTGGAAGGTGAAGAATAATAATACAATGCAACAGCTGAATAGACACAGAGGATAGGGACGGAGAGCTGTGAAATTCCAAATGTACTGATGAGTATAAGTGACATAGTTAAGTACCAAAAGTACCTGTCGTGCTGCCCGAAAAAACGAGCATCCACCTGCCCGTCTTTGTCCCGCAGTGCTTTGGCAGGCCAGAATGGAAACCCCTTCAGCTTGGCCCACACGAGAGGGTGAGGATTACTCTGAGCAAAGTAAACAGGTAGACTAGTTATCATACTGAGACCATTACACAGACCACACTCAGTATACACAAGGTAATACAATTCAAATGTATGACTTGTTTAGCACAAGCTTTGAACTCACGCATGGCTCACAGAACCAGTTGTCTCTCTTTTGGCAAGCTGACAGATAGCACTCCGGACAGACCTCAATCTCATTCATCTGAAAGAGAAGAATCATTGTACGTGTAAGAATAATCTCTTCTGAAGGCCTGAAATAATCTTTAACCACATACCCATACTTACCTCATGTTCACAGATTTTCACTATGACTTTAGCTGTGGCAGTGAGCTTATGATTGCCTAAAATAAGAAGGTCACAGTGAGTAATCATTACAAACCAGTTATTGATAACCAGTAAAAATCCATTGCAATCAAAACAGGGACACAGACCTCCATTATAAATTATGCAGTTGTGTAAAATCCATTTCACATCTGCCAAGAAAGCTTCAGTGCAGCCATACATTTTCTTTTTTGTATTCtg
This is a stretch of genomic DNA from Oncorhynchus clarkii lewisi isolate Uvic-CL-2024 chromosome 17, UVic_Ocla_1.0, whole genome shotgun sequence. It encodes these proteins:
- the LOC139371249 gene encoding MYND-type zinc finger-containing chromatin reader ZMYND8-like isoform X1, which produces MHPQSLAEEEVKTESDAVEGMEISTRSKVSDPGSVERAAQKRKVPSPPHSSNGHSPAETSPSPVKKKKKPGAVSSSKDQSELRHGPFYYVKQPALTTDPVDVVPQDGRNDFYCWLCHREGQVLCCELCPRVYHAKCLKLPAEPEGDWFCPECEKITVAECIETQSKAMTMLTIDQLSYLLKFSLQKMKQPGDQPRSSSHSPHAGATQRKAFNWTEPFQKPVSLEQHPDYAEYIFHAMDLGTLEKNTKKKMYGCTEAFLADVKWILHNCIIYNGGNHKLTATAKVIVKICEHEMNEIEVCPECYLSACQKRDNWFCEPCSNPHPLVWAKLKGFPFWPAKALRDKDGQVDARFFGQHDRAWVPLNNCYLMSREIPFSVKKTKSIFNSAMQEMEVYVENMRKKFGVFNYAPFRTPYTPDNQYQMLLDPANPSSGSVRPEKQEKIKFNFDMTASPKMPLARSMLSDGGMGGVGGSTGRRISLTDMPRSPMSTNSSAHTGSDGEQDTPDKGPVRAPVSHYSAGEESMDCTASPASTRPGPASGANDSPKPFHSQGPALVPKQEKATLTGSILNLNLDRSKAEMDLKELSETVQQQQQGAPPVLTSPKRQIRSRFQLNLDKTIESCKAQLGIDEISEDVYKGVEHSDSEDSDKSDSSDSDASDEEQKPKAGKHTKANDKGEKDPSKRGSKDPLPPSINEVKTKGPATAMVTMGDVGAPSTLSESSSKENQGVHSDKEPPEEAKAAPVSPASREKPQVKQEARQPSVVDDSDSERELVIDLGEDQGGRDRKKSRKDSRTTKNPPANKTEGKALSSSLTPSQNNTAHFLTPSMKDSSHSPLAIPLNMVSFTTASSTTIAPTTLPNATLPMAPITSSSATTAVKKQRPLLPRETVPVVQRAVVWNPTNKFQTSSQKWHMQKVQRQQQNQQPDTPQLQAASPGQPQTMPQTPASATSSSLPQQPSQSMRYQTRQSVKAVQQKDPPLSTSTSSVTLVTSTPPSVAMIAAPGFGSGPSTTSSMAVDFQIPTASADVAADIAKYTNKIMDTIKGTVTELYTDLSKNTSGNTLAEIRRLRIEIEKLQWLHQQELSEMKHNLELTMAEMRQSLEQERERLMAEVKKQMEVEKQQAVDETKKKQWCANCKKEAIFYCCWNTSYCDYPCQQAHWPEHMKSCTQSATASQQEPESGSTADGPNKASGQSSGQTSPRGTTSAPADKDSNVEKGKDNVSLS
- the LOC139371249 gene encoding MYND-type zinc finger-containing chromatin reader ZMYND8-like isoform X2 — encoded protein: MHPQSLAEEEVKTESDAVEGMEISTRSKVSDPGSVERAAQKRKVPSPPHSSNGHSPAETSPSPVKKKKKPGAVSSSKDQSELRHGPFYYVKQPALTTDPVDVVPQDGRNDFYCWLCHREGQVLCCELCPRVYHAKCLKLPAEPEGDWFCPECEKITVAECIETQSKAMTMLTIDQLSYLLKFSLQKMKQPGTEPFQKPVSLEQHPDYAEYIFHAMDLGTLEKNTKKKMYGCTEAFLADVKWILHNCIIYNGGNHKLTATAKVIVKICEHEMNEIEVCPECYLSACQKRDNWFCEPCSNPHPLVWAKLKGFPFWPAKALRDKDGQVDARFFGQHDRAWVPLNNCYLMSREIPFSVKKTKSIFNSAMQEMEVYVENMRKKFGVFNYAPFRTPYTPDNQYQMLLDPANPSSGSVRPEKQEKIKFNFDMTASPKMPLARSMLSDGGMGGVGGSTGRRISLTDMPRSPMSTNSSAHTGSDGEQDTPDKGPVRAPVSHYSAGEESMDCTASPASTRPGPASGANDSPKPFHSQGPALVPKQEKATLTGSILNLNLDRSKAEMDLKELSETVQQQQQGAPPVLTSPKRQIRSRFQLNLDKTIESCKAQLGIDEISEDVYKGVEHSDSEDSDKSDSSDSDASDEEQKPKAGKHTKANDKGEKDPSKRGSKDPLPPSINEVKTKGPATAMVTMGDVGAPSTLSESSSKENQGVHSDKEPPEEAKAAPVSPASREKPQVKQEARQPSVVDDSDSERELVIDLGEDQGGRDRKKSRKDSRTTKNPPANKTEGKALSSSLTPSQNNTAHFLTPSMKDSSHSPLAIPLNMVSFTTASSTTIAPTTLPNATLPMAPITSSSATTAVKKQRPLLPRETVPVVQRAVVWNPTNKFQTSSQKWHMQKVQRQQQNQQPDTPQLQAASPGQPQTMPQTPASATSSSLPQQPSQSMRYQTRQSVKAVQQKDPPLSTSTSSVTLVTSTPPSVAMIAAPGFGSGPSTTSSMAVDFQIPTASADVAADIAKYTNKIMDTIKGTVTELYTDLSKNTSGNTLAEIRRLRIEIEKLQWLHQQELSEMKHNLELTMAEMRQSLEQERERLMAEVKKQMEVEKQQAVDETKKKQWCANCKKEAIFYCCWNTSYCDYPCQQAHWPEHMKSCTQSATASQQEPESGSTADGPNKASGQSSGQTSPRGTTSAPADKDSNVEKGKDNVSLS